The Gemmatimonadales bacterium genome includes a region encoding these proteins:
- a CDS encoding trypsin-like serine protease — MSSRLLALALVGFAPLLSSCAADRSTRPETTSRPTLPSGFNAIVYGFIDETDTYRNVGAFIVQRASDGHIFPICSGTLIAPTVFLTAAHCTVFFENELAPRGFTASVSFSSPIGFGDLTDLRKARLIAVTAIFTNPNFNQGQDDPGDIAVLILPERSTRGTTPATLPTIGLLDQLAAQDALPDAVFTAVGYGLQNRVVGGGVPFFQDLNPIPRMFAFSSFSALNPGFLRLSQNPATGDGGTCFGDSGGPNFLDVGGTQVLAASTVTGDAVCRSTNVVYRLDIASAREFLGQFVTLP; from the coding sequence ATGTCCTCTCGACTGCTTGCCCTGGCGCTTGTGGGCTTCGCTCCTCTCCTGAGCAGTTGCGCCGCCGATCGCTCTACCCGGCCTGAAACCACGTCAAGGCCTACCCTGCCTTCTGGTTTCAATGCCATCGTCTACGGTTTCATCGACGAAACGGACACCTACAGGAACGTCGGGGCGTTCATAGTCCAACGTGCGAGCGACGGCCACATCTTTCCGATCTGCTCGGGCACGCTGATTGCCCCGACCGTGTTTCTGACAGCAGCTCATTGCACGGTGTTCTTCGAGAACGAGCTGGCCCCCCGCGGGTTCACGGCCTCGGTGAGTTTCAGTAGCCCGATTGGTTTTGGCGATCTCACCGACCTGAGGAAGGCCAGGCTGATCGCGGTGACGGCAATCTTCACGAACCCCAACTTCAATCAGGGCCAGGACGACCCGGGCGACATCGCGGTCTTGATCCTCCCGGAGCGCAGTACGAGGGGCACCACGCCCGCAACGCTCCCGACCATCGGGCTGCTGGACCAGCTCGCCGCGCAGGATGCGCTGCCAGACGCCGTGTTCACCGCCGTCGGGTACGGGCTGCAGAACCGTGTGGTCGGCGGAGGAGTGCCGTTCTTTCAGGATCTGAATCCGATCCCCCGCATGTTCGCGTTCTCGAGCTTCAGTGCCCTGAACCCGGGCTTCCTGCGGCTGTCTCAAAACCCGGCGACCGGTGACGGTGGAACATGTTTCGGCGACTCCGGCGGCCCGAATTTCCTGGATGTCGGCGGCACCCAGGTTCTTGCGGCGAGTACCGTGACGGGCGACGCGGTATGC